The Leguminivora glycinivorella isolate SPB_JAAS2020 chromosome 4, LegGlyc_1.1, whole genome shotgun sequence genome segment tcttgagcttactgtgggcctcagtcaatctgtgtaaggatgtcctataatatttatttatttatttatatttagataCGATTGTGCATTTTGCTACGTAAATACGCCAGCCGTGTAGTCTATGAGCCAATTTTCATGCTTTGTAGCATATTGCTGCAGTTATATCAATATTTCTCTTGACTCCCGATAAAGTTTTGTTCGGACAGTAAGCTATTGTGAGTTTGGCTAAACCAGCTGTACAGTTAAAATTGAGGTGATTTCGGTACATTTTCTGCGTCTATATTCACCTATCCATAATGTCCAAATGCATTACCTTCGCTTTACTTATGTAACATTCAAACGTCCATGTAGTTACAGAACTAGCAAGTGACATAGTTAGGAAACTGCGATTTGAATTTAGTTGTAAAGTGTTCACTTGAGAATCCTTGTGTTAAAGTTAAAACTATCTCTGCCAAGTTAGCTCGGAGTCAGAAGTTAGAACAATGATAATAAAATGAGCATACACAAAGGGAAAAGCTTTTCTGTTTCTACGAGTACGCCCACATATAAATAAACGTATAAATTTGTGACGAAGATTTATCACTGAGTGGCTTGAGCTGGCTGTAGCGTTAACGAGATAGGATATGAATAAAAGAGACAAGAAGTGCACATACAATATGGTAATTTCAGACAATGTGTTTCCTTTcttggtttttagggttccgtagtcaactaggaacccttatagtttcgccatgtctgtctgtccgtccgtccgtccgtccgcggataatctcagtaaccgttagcactagaaacctgaaatttggtaccaatatgtatatcaatcacgccaacaaagtgcaaaaataaaaaatggaaaaaaatgttttattagggtaccccctttacatgtaaagtgggggctgatattttttttcattccaaccccaacgtgtgatatattgttggataggtatttaaaaataaattagggtttactaagatcgttttttgataatattaatattttcggaaataatcgctcctaaaggaaaaaaaagtgcgtcccccccctctaacttttgaaccatatgtttaaaaaatatgaaaaaaatcacaaaagtagaactttataaagactttctaggaaaattattttgaacttgataggttcagtagtttttgagaaaaatacgaaaaactacggaaccttacactgagcgtggcccgacacgctcttggccggttttttcttcttagtaatactcgtatttttggctgtacctactgaaatacGTTTCATGGATCGTTACAATCTTACAGAAGTTTTTTGTATTATGAATGTAAAGTTAATATTAACCATCTCATCTCATATAATTCCGGTGCCGGAGGGAAGGCTTTAATGGAAACCTATGCTACGTTTCGAAGTTCGAATTTAAATTTTTGTGTATACCCGTTTCATTATATTAAGTTGCCTTAACGTTCCATTCTCGACTGATCAGTTTGCACCAAACTGTTTGCCCACTTTAAGCATGACTCTTGTTTATCCCACACTTTGGTTTCTATAATATATGATGCATGATCGCATGATGGTTTCCATAGAAAACTGAAGTGTTGGCTGCTTTAGCACGAACCCTGACCATTCTAGTCTAAGAACAAgtgaaattattttcatagaaaatatttaacttGAATTtttaacactactattatgtaatattaaataaatgtcataatacaAATGAAAGAAAACGTGGCCAAGGCTTTCAGAGGGCGCCgcgagccttcggaaatgtcgtatacttggaaatttcgacccttgccttcgtgtaccgatggccgagtggttcaggcatccgtccggtttaATGCTGTTTAATGTTATTTAATGCTGAACATTCTAACTTGAACTGTCTGAGTAATTCTTAAATcatttttattgcatattggGGAATTTTACCGATATACTAAGCATCTGATGTATGTACCAAGATAATTATTTTAACAGAATCAGCACCAGAGCTCCAGTATACATTCATCGAGCAAGCGCTCCGCGCTGGAGGTGACGTGGCGTTGCGTTGTGCGGCCGCCGCATCGCCGCCCCCACGGATAGCGTGGCTGCTGGATGCTCAACCACTAGCTCACTACCGAGCTGTTCATAGGTATGAAACTTTTTACTAGAGTAGACTTTGAACAAATTATCATACGATATTGGTCATGGGATGGCTAGCAGAATTTAGCTTTGGTAGATGAGAGATAACGTAAAGTATATTCGTAAGctagtattacattttttttgttacatatTTGTGCAGCCACATATAAGCCACAATAGGCACATAGGGAGTGTGCTTACAGCttccaaaataaaattatagacattttctatacatattttCTTTGCaggtatatataattatattataataaaagctACTGGAAGGCATGACATAAAAATCAATTGAAACAAAATGTATCTAAACTTAACGCAGcggcaggttcgagtcctgccggaggtgtgaatttttaatttaaaaaatatgtaaacttaacgtttttattttgataAAGTCTAACTACTTACGTTCCTTAATTCTGACAATTAGGAACTCACATTTATTTCCCGACTTGAAGTGCCCATTTTCCACAGATACACAGTCACAGAGGAGACAGGTGCTGGCGGTGAAATAGTATCAGTTCTGAGGCTACGCGCGTTATCCGCCGCGGATGGAGGACGGTACACATGCCGCGCTCACAACTCCCGAGGCGCTGCGGAGCATTCGGCACGCCTCAATGTTTATGGTGAGATATGAGGATCTCTCGTGAGTCATGTTCGGTGTGTTGCCTAACTGTCACACTTGTGCAATGTGCATTCTTgcgtaagtgcaatagggaagCAACACTTCGAATGAGAATTGTCGTAGGCTCTGTTGGCTAAGAGTTATTCCTACACACTCACAACacatttatgtacctatgtataggTATATTCCTTCGAACAAATCACGTAACGTTCACATCAGCTGCTGCTGCAGCACTATCATGATTGACTAAGAGCTAAGAGAAGTGTACTTAGCCAAAGTtgttgaaattaaaactaactatttacataattatgcgCTACTCTTTCTAATGTTATTGGTGAACCCATTATACAGGAGTATGCAGTAGAAATATATACTTAACAAGTACACTGCAGAGTAGgggccttattcataaacgttcactaaagttatcacgccaataaagttcgtttgtcccgaCAAATTAGAAATTAGCAGTTACAAAGCAAGTTAGACGTCTCTGTATTAGAACGCGTAACATGTTTCAGTGTTCCGCAGTGACTCGAGACTTTATACAACAACTACGAATTCAACTAATGTGCTGTTTGGTGTTCCCATATAGGTGTGTGGTATCCTGTAGTTGCATACTCAAAGTAGAAGTACGTGTATTTAATTGAATGTATCGTTGTTAAAGTAATTGCTGCACATTACTGAGATAAATACTTACCCCCTGATTCATAAACGTTCGTTAAAGTTTTCAAGTCGagaaagttcgtttgtccctttccaacgtATTAGCGTGATAGAAAAGaacaaacgaattttatcggcttgataaattTAGAGTACGTTTGTCAATAAGGGGGTTAGACAGTATGAACTAACGATCGATATTTGGTTGGCTAGAgtcgattccgcgtcgataggtttaaGGAAacctttaaaattaaaaattatattaaaaattaaaattcatttatttcgagtaacacaactcataatttacaataaaatataaagatacacaaaaacaacacaaacacacataccaAAAAGTCAAGCAGCTGTGATTGACACACTGATAAGAGAACCATTATCTATAGTTAATCCTCACTGTGTCAGCCACAGGTGCATGAAGCCCACAACAAAATGCGACATAAGGGCAAAACCTGTTCGCAATCATTGAGATGACGCTGTTGGAGCTGGCGCGCACACGCCGCACCAGAGATGCAGCCCGCAGGCGCATGGTAGCTTTAAAACATGCCACACGCACCTCCGCGAACATCCCCGATGCGCTGCTGCAGTATCGCGGCAGCCCCATTATCGCCCTAAATGCATTAGAATATTGTACTTGTAGGgcctttttaaattaaaggaaaaatggaaaaattcacacctccggcaggtctcgaacctgcgacctttggccttgccggggccatcgcgcttaccaactgcgccacggaggcctgctggatgtgtgcgaatttatccatgcctttcctCAATTCTTAACCGCCGCTTAGGGTgtcgttatagcaaacatctacccatatatatgtaatatcgctcgcagacgtttctgcatgataaaaaacaaattttgtagGGCCTTATACGATTTAAGATGTAAATGTATTATTCACAATGCAGGTCCGCCGTCCATCCGAGCCGCGGGTCCCGTGCGAGTGGTAGCGGGCGCCAACGCCACCATCTACTGCCCCTACGCTGGATATCCGATCAGGTCCATAGAGGTGCATTCTATAGGATGATTCCTTTTACACATCACTACACGAAAACATAATCACTAGTTTATTGTGAAGTTTCAAATGGAACAAGTTTAGTTTATTGATGAATAATTCTACTCAAGGAATATCAAACTTGGCCGACAGTACATTACATACTAACTTATACGACAATAGGTACTCTGTTTTGATCACtgctacataataataatattgtagaATGTATAGGGCCCCGAACATTCTGTGACGCTTTCGTACTATTAATTCTTCTACTTACCTATAATGTTATTAAATGATGATAAACGATAGTATTAAAGATAGTAATTTTAAATGCAATAAGTTATCGAAGATGTTTAGGTTTTATCGTCCTatcgtttattatttttgattctCGCAAAATAACAATTACACAGATAAATAATATGGCAACTTCATTCATAAAATACATGTCACAAGTCACAACTACACTCTCAATATTATTGCCAAAAATCTATATGTCGCCTTTCTCTTGCCTAACCCGCAAAATCACcatttttatttagaatttgAACTGACGTGTCCGTTAACAGTGAGGTATGGTGGTGGCGCGACGGCGAACGCATTGGTGGCAATGGGCGCGTGTCAGCGCGCAGCGCGGCGTTACGCCTGCGGCCCGCGCTACCGGCCGACCAGGCGGCGTACGCTTGCAGTGTGACCGCACCCGACGGGCAGGTCGCGAGGCGGGAGATAGAGATACAAGTGCGAAGTAAGTATACGCTGCCTACGAGTATGGTTTAGTGTATGGTAaacatatgtttttttttttttttcaaatataagTACTGCTTATTTATTCACTTTTTCTACTTGCATATCCTATATTTACAATCCtttgaatttaaataataatagtagttGTTCTTGACAGATCCGCCGAAGATCTCACCGTTTATATTTTCGGCGGAGCTGACAGAGGGCAGCAGTGCGCAAGCACTCTGCGGCGTATCGTCGGGCGACAAACCACTATACTTTTCGTGGTTGAAGGATGGCGCCCCATTGCCGGCAGCCCTACAAGTTCAGGAGAAGAGTCTCGGCGAGTTCTCTCTCCTCGTGTTCCCCGCGTTGGCTGCGAGGCACTCTGGCGTTTACACCTGCCGTGTTGCCAATCATGCCGCGAGTGCCAACTACAGCGCTACTCTCAGCGTTAAAGGTATTTCATATTTATCCAAAATATTTAACCTATCCCAAAGCTTACTTTTATAGTTGTCAATTTACTCAAAATCCTTTTTTTACAGTGGCTCCTTCATGGACAACAGAACCGTCTGATGCAGCAGTTTTGCTGGGAGCCCCTTTGCTATTGGAATGTGCTGCGAGAGGCCACCCGACTCCAGTGGTAACATGGTTTAGAAAAGTCGGTAAGAGGAATAGTAAACAAATGTCAATACACTTGACTTTGGAAACGTTGGATATGTAAGGATATCAGCTTTTTGTTTTAGGTGAGTCTCCGAATGGTTTAGAAAATGAGGAGCAATGGGAAGAGGTCAGCGGTCAACAGTGGGGTGACACTGGAGGAGCGGTGACGCGAGGTGGTGCTCTTTCAGCTGCAGCTGCGGCTAGACGTCACCAGGGCCGGTATCGGTGTAAGGCCGATAACGGAGTTGGTACTCCTCTGGTTAAGCACGTCAATGTTACTGTTCATGGTCCGTATTCTTACAATTTGTCCACTAATAACTCTTCTATGTTTAACAATTGACTAATGAATTATTTTGTTTGTAGAACCTGCACACTTCGAAGCTACTGAGCCGCGAAACGTATCAGCAGTGCGCGGCCGCGAGGCTGTTCTGTGGTGCCGAGCACGAGGCGATGCGCCGCTTAGTCTTACATGGACGAGACTTGGCCGCCGTTTAGACCTTGACTCTTTTCGGTATGTTGTATTTTTCAATTAAATCATCTAAACCATTGCGACTGTGGAATTACAACTGTATTTAATTTCCTTGTTTACGTATTTTGCTGCGCAGATGGTCAATATCAGAGAGCGGTGCTGGTGGTGCTGGGGAAGCACTGCGATCGAACTTCGGTTAAGAGCAGCCGAGGGTGCTGATGCTGGAGAATATCGTTGTCTTGCAGCAAACCATTACGGTCGTGCGGAAATGCTTGTATTTCTGCATGTCGAAGGTAACCTAACTATTGACTATCATATTATTTGCTGAATATATTTTTGGTCGCCtaaatattaatagttattttgtCGTACAGAACCACCCGAGGCTCCAGCTGGACTGCGACTAGGTGGTGTAGGAGCACGCTGGATCAGATTAGTGTGGGATGCAAGCGCCGCTGACGCTCACTATTCAGCTATATACACACCTCTGCACGCGCCGCCTGGTTCAACAGCTTTGACAGTCAACCTCACTATAGAAACAACAGCGTTTGATGCAGAAATCCCTTCGGGTGCATTGTCGGCAATACTGTCTGGGCTGCGTCCAGCATCGGCTTATTCTCTACGTGCTGCCGCAGCGAATCATGTAGGCGCGTCACCACCATCTGCACCCCTGCTTTTTACTACCCTCGAGGAAGGTGAGTTTCTGACAAAATACCATTTCTATCAATTACGAAAGCAATAACCCAATTTCAATGACATTGTTTTTGCAGCTCCTTCAAGTGCTCCTCAAGATGTAAGAGTGCGAGCAGTTGCACCAGGAGAACTGCTAGTGTCCTGGACGGTGAGTTTCATTTACCAACATGATGTATTAAGTGATGTGTGTAGTTTTTGTTCTAAACATGTGTATAATCTCAACAGGCTCCATCGCGTGACTCTTGGAATGGCGAATTATTAGGATACGTGGTTACGTGGAGAGCGTTATCGGAGCAGATGATGATGAAGAAGGCGAGGGTGAAGAAGGAGCGACGCGGTCAGGTACAATATTTTTAACATAACTCATTAAGATCGCCAAGCACCCATACTACATGCTTTGCTTtttttggggctaggttgatctatgtaaggtgtgccgggtgtccccaatattgatttattcttattttatttatatccacCAACCAGATTCGTGGAAAGCGTTCTCTTCAGTACTTTACATGATTGATAGACTATCATCTACGTGGGATATTACAAATAATGATGAACTTTTAATTGTACAACAATTGAACGTAAACAGGTAGCGCAGCGATAGCGGGATGGGCGCGCGCCGAGTTGACAGTGCGTGGGTTGCATAGATACGCGCGTTACGCGGTATCTCTGCGAGCTTACAATCGAGCCGGAGCGGGCCCCCCTGCTCCGCCGGTGTACGCCTCAACTGCAGATGGAGGTTAGTTCAAAATTTTCCTTTCAGTAGCATGGATTATTAAAGACTACTGTATTTTAGCTACTACTTCAATAAAAAATTGCAAAATGGTGCGCGACTGGGGTGACTTGACAATGTTATCGACGGTTCCTAAGTTATCTTTGTGAATAGATTTTCTAAGAAATCTGGGTGGAACGATAGATAGGTAGTACATCACCACTTTGGGGGACTTCTTTGACTAATTGTAAATTCAAGATAAAATTCAAATCATCAGTTGTCATTTCACCTTGTTCCGTATTTTTCGACTATCCCACTTAACCATGACATGACTATGCCATTTTTGTTTGACAGTACCCCTCGAGGCTGTAGGCGGGGTGAGGTGCTCAGCAGAAGCGGGTTCGTTGCGAGTATGGTGGTCACCGCCGGCACCGCCTGCTCCACCGCCAGCACCGGCGCTTGCTGGCTACGACGTCCACTATGCTCCCCAATATGATTCGCCAGGTAATCCTACATCTCACACAGTACGTCATTCATCATCACCGCACCGtcatctttctcacttgatggtctcatcggaagatcagcgctggaagtcaccagcaacatgctgagatgaggccatttcgtggcacttcattcctttctgtcttgttgttattatgtgtattttgtcttacctgtgttcacgaataaacgtttattctattctattctattcgtGGAGTGAAAGACGACATTTTTATCTTAATTTAACTGATAGTGCAGTCACCAGCGTACTCTTCAACATTGTTAATAAACTATTTGGTCAGAGTTAGATTAAACTTTGAATTTGAAGAACGCTTGTGCGTACTTTTCACAAAGTTCTTGTTTTATAAAGCGTGGAATGGTCCTGCGGGCGGTGGAGTGGCAGCAGCAGCGTCAGGCGCCTCAGGCGCTACCTTACGTCAGCTACGGCCAGCAACGAACTACTCCGTTTGGGTTCGAGCCCGCACTGCTTCTGGGCCCGGACCACCTTCTTCGACTGTCACTTGTACTACACTTGACGACGGTAAGTGAACGTCCTATGCCTTGTCACATAATTCTTCAGTCTTTCCTGACCTATAGTGTTGCACCCTTGCGCCCTTAACTCCAAGATGCGAGCAAGTTTCACCTAGAAATATTAGATCACACGTTTTTGGTCTGGTTTCTTCTTAAGTTTTGATTTTATGAAATACTTTGACAGTTCCTGGAGCAGTACGCTCAGTTCGCGCGTTGGCATCAAGCGCGAGCACTGTCCGCGTGTCGTGGCGTGCACCGCCACGAACACGCATCAGCCACTTTACATTATACACTAAGGAGCGGGACAAGTAAGTTATAGCTGTAGTAACTGTGCAGTAGTCGTTCCTTTCTCGACCCTGTATAAAGCCATTATCGTACCTATTCGTACCAATAGTCGTATAGCTTCGTAAAAGGCTTAAATCCTGCTGTACGTGTCGTTTTGAATTTCATATTCTAGCGTTCATGTTTTGATAACAATGTATTGTTTCTGTTGCAAGAGTGGGTGGGGAATGGTCGCAACGAGTCGAACCAGACGAGGAACTAGAAGAAGAGGGTGAGGCGTGGCACGAAGTGAGAGGGCTGCGCGAGCGCGTGCTGTACGAGTTCTGGGTGCGCGCGCATAACGCCGCTGGCTCGGGAGAGCCGGGACGGGTCGCCACTGCGGCACCAGCTAGTAATGGTAATTATACATCTACATACTCTTATGATGGAAATATCTGTATTTACatgaactaattccaataaggcctatagttacccttcgggttggaaggtcagatggcagtcgctttcgtaaaaactagtgcctacgccaaatcttgggattagctgtcaaagcggaccccaggctcccatgagccgtggcaaatgccgggataacgcaaggaggatgataatgaacatatttacataattatataagaaactaagactaaacttaaaagctagctaatgtctaaaatagacCTTTGAGggccttgaggcattgtaccaaggatactgtcgacatttcctcgctgtatcgcttATTCTTGCTTGTTCTAGGGCTTTCTGACTTATTTATTTCCTGGTGGGATGTTATATGCACGTATAAACACAAAAAGCCCCTACTGACACAGGAACCACCTACTTACTCCTGTCGTATAACCAATTGTATGTAACAATACGATCCCACTAAATTTACTAATAACTGATTTTTGTACCGTAGCGCCAGTGCGCGTGCTGTCATGGCCGAGAACAATACGCGCGATACGCGGCACCCGCGTGCGGTTACGCTGCGTGGTCGCGGGTGGAGGTTCCGGGCCCATTCGACGGCGCTGGGCACCTTTGCCGCGACGGCACACTGTCACGGCAGCAGGGGATCTGCTTATACATGGTAAGCGgtcacacacacagacataaaTAGGAATCAGACTTTAACGACAGGTCACTAAGCCACATGAAAAAACcctttttcaaacttttttaaattccatGTCATTATTTCCAACTCATGGATTTTAGAAAgaagtatacagggtgtattgtgaaatatttttaataccaccaattttattgatattagTCCTAGCCAGTTTTTCACTTCCGATTAACCTCATTTTCATTTCTTACGTGTGACCAAATTCGTCATCACTATAACATCTGCCCATGATTCTACTTCAAGTTCCCTATCTAACTTTTGTTATTCTTGTAGAGTTAGAACCAGACTCATCGGGCAACTACACTTGCCTCGTGTCTGGCGCGGATGGGTCCAGCGACATAGCGACATGGAGAGTGGACCTTCGAACGCCGCCGGCCGCTCCGCTCACGCCGCGGCTCTTGCGCGCTGATCACCATGATTTGCTCGTCGCTTGGGACGCGGCGCCGGCACATATAGAAACGGAGCCTATATTAGGTATCAAATCTATCAAAAATTGCGGTAATTATGAGACTTTATAGGTATAACTAGCTTattcccgcggctttgctcgcgttagaaagagacaaaaagtagcctatgtcactcttcatcccttcaa includes the following:
- the LOC125225185 gene encoding Down syndrome cell adhesion molecule-like protein Dscam2, translated to MGFVSVNMTLMRRDAGAALQLLFVVLLFTSYRGAAEEREQAESSEPRLAPWFTTEPPSRAVFASSAGARLLCAARGDPPPTITWTTEDGQELLSDQHRRVYSNGSLEIAPTTGTSVGSNGVSVLRCRAANAHGVALSVPVTLLPDDSWEAVVTAWPAAVGGVAMLTCGVAGLSSSGDEDEGDELEVALWYHGERVIDVPPPTPETRYLSAGNTLLIRSVTERDAGTYGCLARHRATRRSRRARPAELRVTRGATGAVPAPAAAARAVRAASGAAACLPCATSLHPAPHYTWYREREGRLQPVAGEGDTWTWAGGAALCVRAARTAAGAWLCKAYSALGDATARLRLLVDVPLTIALHPQLVVAPSGSTVRFNCSASDEEAALSWRHDGSPVAGAGGAGTASLVLRGVTRAARGVYQCEARRGTRAAQASAELRLGESAPELQYTFIEQALRAGGDVALRCAAAASPPPRIAWLLDAQPLAHYRAVHRYTVTEETGAGGEIVSVLRLRALSAADGGRYTCRAHNSRGAAEHSARLNVYGPPSIRAAGPVRVVAGANATIYCPYAGYPISEVWWWRDGERIGGNGRVSARSAALRLRPALPADQAAYACSVTAPDGQVARREIEIQVRNPPKISPFIFSAELTEGSSAQALCGVSSGDKPLYFSWLKDGAPLPAALQVQEKSLGEFSLLVFPALAARHSGVYTCRVANHAASANYSATLSVKVAPSWTTEPSDAAVLLGAPLLLECAARGHPTPVVTWFRKVGESPNGLENEEQWEEVSGQQWGDTGGAVTRGGALSAAAAARRHQGRYRCKADNGVGTPLVKHVNVTVHEPAHFEATEPRNVSAVRGREAVLWCRARGDAPLSLTWTRLGRRLDLDSFRWSISESGAGGAGEALRSNFG
- the LOC125225186 gene encoding Down syndrome cell adhesion molecule-like protein Dscam2; its protein translation is MLVFLHVEEPPEAPAGLRLGGVGARWIRLVWDASAADAHYSAIYTPLHAPPGSTALTVNLTIETTAFDAEIPSGALSAILSGLRPASAYSLRAAAANHVGASPPSAPLLFTTLEEAPSSAPQDVRVRAVAPGELLVSWTAPSRDSWNGELLGYVVTWRALSEQMMMKKARVKKERRGSAAIAGWARAELTVRGLHRYARYAVSLRAYNRAGAGPPAPPVYASTADGVPLEAVGGVRCSAEAGSLRVWWSPPAPPAPPPAPALAGYDVHYAPQYDSPAWNGPAGGGVAAAASGASGATLRQLRPATNYSVWVRARTASGPGPPSSTVTCTTLDDVPGAVRSVRALASSASTVRVSWRAPPRTRISHFTLYTKERDKVGGEWSQRVEPDEELEEEGEAWHEVRGLRERVLYEFWVRAHNAAGSGEPGRVATAAPASNAPVRVLSWPRTIRAIRGTRVRLRCVVAGGGSGPIRRRWAPLPRRHTVTAAGDLLIHELEPDSSGNYTCLVSGADGSSDIATWRVDLRTPPAAPLTPRLLRADHHDLLVAWDAAPAHIETEPILGYTIWWTREGATGGTARSARVPAGANAGGYSRALRGLACGARHKVWLRAHSLAGMSMPSTPLLAATTGRQAGAPPGAAFIWANSTSLRLNLLVWRAGGAGGEPPCPIARWTVALRPAAGGGWSALPEDGETAEAGGLAPGAWYEVRVAAHGAAAVTRARYRAATRARSGERIGDPVELAVEEGASPAGVEGVPGGDTESRTWRGGLAPALAAGALAALLGAGAAALLRARRASTPPPVRPAHPHPQLYTTEPGKRNGKTLTPPNGELEEISPYATFSMGGGATNTVTTGTTGGRGGCALHLHTFGRASPLAMAAPPSRPNLLHHAPEFGVCSSDSESSGSPCAACAETYRLPAGARHTPHAHTRSHSESVCGVESSADDTSYSASGRGERAVRGARGERGERGARGRRRRDHAPAVRYGEGMRGRGSDGSAYARRDAL